The genomic window GCGTCTCACCTGAGAGCACCTTGCCCATCACTTCGCCCGCATCCGGCGTGCCAAGTTCCGGGAACTTCTGCGACAGGCCGACGTCGCGATTATCAAACCGCACCACATGGAACCCACGGTCGACCAGCGCGTTCATCATTTCCGGTGGCCAGTTGATGAGCTGCGCCCCGAAGCCCATCACGAAAATGATGGTGGGGTTGGCCTTGTCGCCAAATGTCTCGACTTCGATGTCGATGCCGTTTGCCTTGATCTGCATGTGTCGCCTCCCAGCGATGTTCGTGTGTTGTTGTCTTGAAAATTACTCAGCCGCCGCGCGCCCGGCTTCAACCTCGCGCACAAATCCGCCGACCTTGTCGAGATAGACCGGCACCAGCGCTTCGGTGAAGTCGTGGCCCATGCCCTCTACGATTTCCAGCCGTGCGCCGGGAATGGCGTCAGCCGTGTCCTTGCCACCTTCAACCGGCACTAGCGGGTCATCCGCCCCGTGCAGCACCATGGTTGGCGCGGTGATTTTTGCCAGCGCCTCATTGCGGGCAGGCGCTGCCAGAATGGCCAGCACCTGGCGGCCAAAGCCCTCCGGGCAGACCATGCGGTCAACGCTTGCCGCTGCAACGGCACGCAGTTCTTCATCCGTACCCGGATATTTCGGGCTGCCGATCACCTTCCACATATCCACGCCCTGCTGGATCATGCCTTCGCGACTGGTATCAGCCGGCGGTGTCAGCAGTGCAGCCATGGCTTCAGGCTTGGCAGGGGGAACATCCGGATTGCCGGTCGTGGACATGATGGAGACCATGCTC from Candidatus Phaeomarinobacter ectocarpi includes these protein-coding regions:
- a CDS encoding alpha/beta fold hydrolase encodes the protein MPQAKANGLSFEYETFGDKANPPLLLIMGVGCQLVMWPESFCNGLADLGFYVIRYDNRDVGLSSKIEEAGEPDIMAAVTAQLTGQPVTSPYSLDDMADDAAGLMDALGIETAHVVGASMGGMIAQLVATRHPAKVKSMVSIMSTTGNPDVPPAKPEAMAALLTPPADTSREGMIQQGVDMWKVIGSPKYPGTDEELRAVAAASVDRMVCPEGFGRQVLAILAAPARNEALAKITAPTMVLHGADDPLVPVEGGKDTADAIPGARLEIVEGMGHDFTEALVPVYLDKVGGFVREVEAGRAAAE